The genomic stretch TGAGTTTGGATAGTCTGAAAGATTTCCATCGGCGGAGGGTTGAGGTGTTGGCTGCGTCCGGGGCTGACCTCGTTGCGTTCGAGACCATTCCAAACAAGCTCGAGGCCAAGGCATACGCGgagcttctagaagaagagggCGTCGAGATTCCAGCGTGGTTTTCCTTCTCTTGCAAAGACGGAGCAAACGTGGTGAGCGGTGATCCGATCGAAGAATGCGCTGCCATTGCTGATTCTTGTGACCAAGTcattggagttggaatcaattGCACTGCGCCAAGATTCGTTCATCAACTCATCCAATCTATAAAAAAGGTATATACTCTCATATATACAATTCTACACAACTCCCAAATTGAATTATCATGTTTTAAATTGCAGGCAACAAATAAACCAATTCTTATATATCCAAACTCTGGGGAGACTTATGATGCAAATACAAAGGAATGGGTGGTAAGCAAAGCATGCATCTTTAATTTGAAGATTAATTAGATTGTGAGACTAATTATGTGTTAATTTGTTATAGAAATCAAGTGGAGTTTCGGACGTGGATTTCGTGTCATATGTGAAGAAATGGAGGGAGGCAGGGGCATCCCTAGTGGGAGGGTGCTGTAGAACTACGCCCAATACAATTAGAGCTATTTCCAAGGCTCTCGAGACTCTACTCTAATGGAAGAGCTTCCATGTTTTTGGCTTATCTATGTAACTTCTATGTATATATAAATCAACTTTTCGTGTGTAATAAAAGGGAAGCACTATCTACTGATGCATGCTTTCTAAATTCAagatttttctctttctcagAGTGTTGTTCCAAAATTTCTCCTACTGGCAGGGTGAGTTGGTTGAGGTGATAAAGAATGTGTGCATACTCCATAATAATGTACGCGCTTGAAATTTGAACTACAATGAATTTGTTTCCATTCggttcataaaataaaaatatgacgAAATCaccatatatttaattttggcAATGAATAATACTAAATTATGGTATACGCCAGAAAGATGACAAGTTGATGCTACACACTGCCTTTCaattttctattaatttataattgtcAATTGCCTATGaccttataaatttatttgttacatATCGTTAAATCACTATCCATGCATTTTCCTAGTTTAATACTATCTGCTAGGAATTCATTATAAGTAGTACACTATtactccattaattaatcagTGACAAGGATTCTAATGTGTTTTCAATATCAATATATTCATAATCATGTACAAGGATAAATTATgtactagtattaaaaaattatagtactactccATATATTTACTCAAACCACACCGCGGTCTCCGTCCAAAAAAAGTCATACGaagtatttttctattttatagttATCAATCAAAATTAATCTGTATCATAATTTTCTCTCTAGTGAATAGTTAAAATTTGTTAGAAATAtgtttatattaaattttgtaatacCATATTTAAGTTGTGAGGTGtaggattttagaaataaaagtattttgaaatgatagagaaataagaaaaaaaaagaaagagaagaaaagtaatggattaaaaaatagaaacggaaattggaatattttttttcctatgcATTCTTTTGGAACCATGGGATTAATCCTTTCCACACTTTCACCTCACACGCACACACATTCCTCCGTCGAGCGCCGCCACACCTCCGGCAACCACCACCCTCCGTTGGACGTGACAGTCCCTCATTTCTGCATCCCTCTCTCACTGCATCTCTCTGTGCAGCGGCTGTCCAGCCGTTTCCGCCACCACTATCGCCGGTTTCCGAAAGCTCTAGACTAGAGTTGTCTCCTCTTTGAGTAAGAAAGTCCCTTCCACCTCTAATTTGTATAATTTCTCTTTCAAATCAAGCTAGGGTTCATAATCAAGCTTTTCCCCCAAATTGAAATTTAAGTATATTAGGTGAAAGATTAAGCTTCTAATGGTTATTTCATTTCCTAGAAATAGTTGGAGAGATGATATAGAATGAAATGTTTATCTTGATGTGTGAATGTTGTAAAGCTTAAGATTCTTCTTTTTAGTTTTGAGAAATTTGTTAAGCTGCTTTGGATTGACCTTGGAATTGATCTTTTACACATAATTTTCACATTAATAAACAGAAAATGCAGCGCTGGCATGGGAATATTTGGGACAGCTTTTACACAAGATAGAATTCGGAGGACTTTTACATTTTGACTAAAGATGTTCACATATATGCATTTTTGGGAATATTTACCATAAGCTTAAGTTAAAGTTAGTGAAAAATAGTGAATCTTTATGCTATAATACTTAAATTGGTATAGGACTcaagtttgtgatatttttagttatAATTTGGTTTTAATCTGTTGGTTTGGAATTTAGAGCTAGGATCTGAAAACAATAAGATGAGTAAATTAGTAGCTAAAGATAACTTATTATAAGCTTGACTTATCTCGGGTGTTGGTCTTGATAAAAGTTATATATATTGAAAGGAAATTCTTCCCCGAGAGATAGCATGAGCATCGAGAAGGCAAAGGATAAACTGATTCCAGTAAGGCATCCTCGGTTTTAAGGTAGTGTATTCTACATTAGGTCTTAATTCCTGAATTATCTGCATGATTGCATATAGAATATTGTGTGCTAATCGGTTATACATTATGTGATCTGTTTATGTTGCTATAATgtgaaaaatgtgaattttggaaATATGATGGTATTGAGAGAATTGGAATTTATCCGTTTATTTGATATGATACAGTGTGCAAATCTGTTATGTAAAAGATTATTGGAAATGCGCATTGAGATGAAAATAAGTATACTTGACCGTGTTTAGGCCCCGTGCTTGAGTGTGTTttgtgggtacaattggcatgccataggacaacAGCACTGCATTATCTGTGttcactcgtcttctggataaccgaagcgaggatcgtctgaAATCCAATCTGATCTGTCTCTGATCTGTTTGATCTGTCTGCACCCTtaatgggtggtctgtgcggagtTCTCTATAGGACAAAATCCGCGTCTGCATCTGAttctgattctgtttctgatctggtccgcgtaCCCTATTTTGTCACTAAGCACTTGAAGGGGCTACATGTATTTGAATATGTGAAAATGTTGATGATCTACTTATGTGTTGCATATGTGTTGGTGACTGGTTAATAATGTCATGTATTATGTGTTTCACTCGATTATTGGTgatatgtaatttattttgtattctCATATGTGATTTACGAATTTTATACATGATTATGAATCTGATAAACTTCATTAGATCAAAGTTTGACTACATAAATGTAAGATTTTACTATTGTTCGTTTCTGATATTAAGTATATGTGCATGGATATGGCGATGTTGGTTCTGGAGTGTTTAGTAATCAATAATAGTGTAAATGTATAGGTTGCATAACACATACTTAACTCTGGAAATTAGGCTCAACATTTCTTTCCCCCTTGCAGAGTGCAGATTAGAGGGTCAGACTAGCTCTTTTGTTGTAGCTGATGTAGTCAAGTCACTGTCAACTCCTCTTTTACATTCGGGTAATTCTCTTGTTATGCTTGTTGTGGCATGTAGAGGAAGTAGAATGTTTTTGAAACGTTTAATTATTTCATACATTTTTgttaaatatgtatatttttgttagattaatgccacgtgtcatttaataatccagattttcatgataataatgcacaccgaccaATAATGTACCATTATagtttaataatgcagattttcattCTAATAATGTACACCGACCAATAATGTAGAATTTtcgtcaaataatgcagatGATCACAATCATCCAATTCAAcgatccaagggctgtgatcTGTTTGAAGCTTAACATAAAAAGCTGTGAAGGAGATtaatacaaccctatatatatagatgttATATTGCAGTTTTTCCGTTTGCCACgtaatgaaaaataattcatctatAAACAAATAAAGAATCAATCCAGGATTTTCTGTTAAGTTGAATTTTGTACCAAAATGTGACATCACTTattcaattattaaattaatcgtgtaaggggtgttacaggagtagtatttttataatctggattatttttatttggacAGAGCTCCTTTCTTCACAAATTTtatcaaatagtagtattaaaatttgtataggCCATTGTCAAGATTACTCTTTTATGGTTATTTTTACAAATTTAGTTAATAAGCAATTCAATTTCcagatttgatttttaagttCAAGTTGAAAGGAATTGTGCGCGCGCTACCATTATCACCAACAGTGTGCTGACTGCTGACTGCTGAGGCAACACCGATGGATTTCGCCGCCTCAATCGTCTCTCTTCCCCCATCTGCCACCCTCTGTGCGCCAAAGATACAAATTCAGATAGAGCCCATTTCGCCTAAACCTAATCCCCAAAACGGGGGTCTCAATTCTTGCAAAAATCTTCAAGAAATAAAGCAAATTCATGCGCAATACATAAAACACGGCCTTGTAGCTGACCCTTCTTTACTAACAAAACTCATTGCGAAGTACTCAGAGTTGGGCCTTTCTGAAAGCTTGGAGTTTGCAGAAAAAGCATTTAAGATGTTCAAGAACAGCCGAAGGGATCGGACTAGTAACATAATTTACCTCTACAATTCATTGGTGAGAGGAAATTCATTAGCTGGAGCTTATAACGAGGCTATTTCGCTCTATGTGGATATGTTGATTGATGATTTGGAGCCCGATAACTATACCTTTCCGTTTGTTCTCAGCGCATGTGCCAAAAACTCGAGCCTTTTTGAAGCAATACAGATTCATGGCTCCGTGGTCAAAAGGGGATATCACAATGATGTATTTGTATCGAATTCCTTGGTATATTGTTACGGCGAATGTGGCGACACTGATAGTGCGAGGAAGGTGCTCGACGAAATGCCTGACAGAAATGTTGTGTCCTGGACTAGTTTGATTTGTAGTTATGCGAGGCGAGACCGGCATCGCGAGGCGATCTCTCTCTTCTTTGAAATGGTGGGAGAGGGAATTGAGCCCAACGAGCTCACTGTGGTGAGCGTTGTCTCAGCATGCGCCAAGTTAGGGGATTTGGATTTGGGGGAGAGAGTCTTGAATCATGTTGAATGCTCTGAGCTCGAATTCAATGGTGTTATGGTGAATGCAGTTGTTGATATGTATATCAAATGTGGACGTGTAGAGAAGGCGAGACAAATTTTTGACGAATGTGCTGATAAGGATTTGGTTCTTTATAACACATTGCTGTCGAATTATGTTAAGTTGGGGATGGCGACAGATGCACTCGATGTGTTTCGTGGAATGCTTGATATTGGGGTGAAGCCGGATAACCGTGGTGTCTGTGATGGCGTCTTCAGCTGAACTCTCCGAGCTGTTCTTGGGGAAGCAATGCCACGCGTATGTCCTGAGGAACTCACTATGGAGTTGGGACAGTGTTGGGAATTCACTCATTGATATGTACAGCAAGTGTGGCTGGCAAGGGCTCGCTCGTAGAGTGTTTGATCAAATGTCGAACAACAGGACCGTTGTGTCGTGGAACTCTCTCCTTGCAGGTTTTGCTCGGAATGGTGATGTTGATTCAGCCATTGGAGCGTTTGATGAGATGCCTGAGAGGAATGTCGTGTCATGGAACACGATGATCGGAGCTTTGGTAGATGAGAGCTTGTTTCTTGACGCGATTGAGCTCTTCTGCTTGATGCAGAGCCAAGGGATAGCTCCAGATGAGGTGACGATGGTGAGCGTGGTAACAGCCTGTGGCTATCTTGGAGCATTGGATTCTGCGAAATGGGCGTATAGCTACATCAAGAAACGCGGTTTTCACTCCAACATGCGTCTCTGCACCGCTCTTGTCAACATGTTTGCTAGGTGCGGTGACACTCAGAGCGCAATGGAGGTATTCTGGTCGATGGAGGAGAGAGACGTCTCCGCCTGGACTGCAGCAATCGGAGCGATGGCCATGGAGGGGAATGGGAAACGAGCCCTCGAGCTCTTCCATGAGATGGTCGGACGAGGGATTGCACCTGATGAAGTAACTTTCAGTGAAGTTCTTGCAGCATGTAGCCATGCCGGTTTGGTTAAGGAAGGAATGCTTATGTTCAATAGTATGAAGGAATATGCAATCACGCCGCACGTCATCCACTACGGATGCGTCGTTGATCTACTAGGCCGCGCTGGTTTGCTAGACAAGGCGTTCGAGTTCATAGACGCGATGCCCTTGGAGGCGAACAGTGCAATATGGGGGGCGTTCTTGGGTGCATGCAGGAAGCACGAAAACGAGAAGATGGCTGCGCGTGCTGCTAAGATGTTGAGCGAATGTAGCGGTGATCAGACGGGAATCCACGTCCTCTTATCGAACATCTACGCATCCACCGGGAGATGGGGCGACGTTGCTCGAGTCAGGATAAGTATGAAGGAGCGGGGCATGAGGAAAACAACGGGTTCGAGTTCGATTAAGGTTGGCGGAGTCGTTCGCGAGTTCACTTCCGGTGACGAGAGCGTGGGCGCAACCGCGATGCTCCAAGAGATTGAGGCAAGGCTCAGAGATGCGGGGCATGCTCCTCATCTTATGGACGTCTTGCTCGACGTGGACGAGCAAGAGAAGGAGTACTTGCTCAGCCGACACAGCGAGAAGCTCGCCATCGCGCACGGCCTCGTGTGCTCTGCTCGTGGAACGCCGGTGAGAGTTGTCAAGAATCTCAGAATGTGCTCGGACTGCCATTCCTTCGCAAAAATGGTTTCGAAAGTGTATGATCGAGAGATAGTTATTAGAGATAACAAGAGATTCCATTTTTTCAAGCAAGGTTTGTGTTCTTGCCATGATTACTGGTAAAACATAATGCATTAGCTTTGATCAAACACCTTTGACTACAAACTATCCCCAAGTGAAGATCCAAGTTTAGAGAAAATGGCGTCGCTAAAAGCATGATGAATAGGGTCAGATGAGCAAGAAGATGTGGGGATGAGGTTCGTCGGATTATCTCTTCCATGAGCTAGATGCTCCGAGCCTCTCTTCGTCCTCTGCTTGATCGAAGCTCCCAGTCCAGTCCATGATGTGTACGGAATAAAGTACTATCTCGCAGAATTAATGATGTTCAAATTACTTTCAGAATTACAGAAAATCGAGTCAAGCTGCGTAGTTGttttcctatatttttatttttgttcttgTTAATATGTGAATATCAGAGTGGCTTGATTTGGGTATGCAAATcaaagttgatttttttttgatgTATAATCAAAGTCGTGTCGTAAACTTTTGGAATTGTTGAGCAAATATATAGCGCAAAATGAATGGCTCAATCAACATGTAATTGGCCCATATTAATCTATATTGATGGACTGACCCATATAGAAGTTTAGACCTCCAAGTGAAGTTTGATTAACTGGAATTGAATAGTCTGATGGAATGTCTGGGACTAAACGTCCATAATCAGACAAATATGTGTAATGCCCGTCCCTTTTTTACCCCCTTTCGTTTTGTGTAATGCCGAACTAGAGATTTTTCGCTCTCTTGTTTCATTGGATTAAATGGAACCCGTTATCATTTGGTTGATACTTAATGTCATTTGTTCGCAAAACAAAGGCTAAGTGTTAATCGAACAAATTAAAACAAACTAATgtataatttcaaaatatgaTGAACGTTGTGAAGGAATACGAAGATGTCCCTCCAGAACCAAAGTGTTCGCAAACAATCCCGAATAATACTTTAACttacataaacaaaaaaaaaggaatataaAATACTATTACAAGAATTATTCATGAATGGGCCAGAAAGTTTAAGAAATTGAATCTTGTAATGCTTGCACTTTGGGCCACTTTTTCCCAAGCCGAAATTCGCACTCCCCCACGACCAGAGTCCGATCAGCCGGCGAGCCCAGGCAGCGACCCGTGGCCCGGGACGGATAGTTGGCAGCCAAGCCTCCCCTCACCTGCAAAATAAGAATAGTCTTCTTACAAGGAAACAAGAGAAATTAAGGAACTACCATCAGAGGAAAATGACAACTCTCCTTTAACCATAGGAGATAAATGACTCACCAAAGAGAGCAAGTCAAATCTAAACAAATGAGAGTACCTAGTACTACAAATCCAAACAAATGAGAGTTATTAGCTAAGTGCCTAGTACTACATATACCACCAAAACTCCTTAAGTAAAGGTACTACAAGGAGATCAAATAAGTGGATATGCTGTCCATGAAAACAAATGAGGATCAACCCCATTTAATTCCCCAAAGTACACCAAGTTTTTGCCTATATAGAACGAGTAGATAGCCGAACATAGATGCAATACTCAGTATAGCAGGATAATAACAAACTCTTCCAGCGAGTAAGAACACACAAGTTCGCATTAATCATCAACCGAGAactccaaaaattcaaaaaaattagaGGGGAATAGGGAAAAGTGACTTAGCTTAGTAGTTGAGGCTGCCTGACGACGGAAAGCATCGACGGAGCCCCGCAGGCAACTGCATGCATGCGGTCACGGAGGGAGCCTGTCCACCGCGAAGCTGATGCCGGGAGAAAGGCGACGCCTCTCCCCTGTCGGCGACTGCGTCGGGTGAAGGGACTCGATGGAGATGGCCGATAACAACGATTCACCTCTGTTCTCTTTCGATTGGGGCTTCCCAGGTTTCATTTTGGTAGAAGAGTAGAGGGAAAAGCCGAGACGGAGGGCGCCGTTGAGGCTCCGGCAGCCCGTCGGGAGTGGCGATTTCACCgtaagaagaagagagagaaattttGCGCTAGGGATTTCAAATGCAAGAGGAATGTGAATTGGGAAAGGTATCGATGGAAGGGAGGAAGGAATAGGAtacccatttaattaattaagtgtgCTGCTGGGCCACCTTGATTAATTCATTTGGGCCAAGTTGAATAAATTGAAGATTTGGGCCATAATAAGTAGGATTAGTTTGGCTGCCAATTTAATAAATAGTTGAGTTGGGCTTGGTAATTAAGTTATGTGGGCTGTGAATGTCTTTTGAGCTTGGagcttaattatttaattcccAGATTTAATTTAGTGCTCCAATACTTCGCATAGAAGGTAATGCTCTCTTTGTTAAAGGAATAATTTTGTAAGCCTCCACATAGATTAAATCTCCCGATTTAATTAATGCTCAAGGACTTTTAGAAAGTAAGGAACGAGAAATAAAATGACCATGCACATAGGATGCATTCACGTTTAAGTTTTCGGCTTCCTAAAGCCTAAATTaagtatactttattttttctaaagGGACGTCTTCGCACGTCGAGTAAGACCAAGTCAAGAAACTTTCGGTTAAGGAATTAAGCTTTCGAGGTGGACATTCTTTTCGAAACGTGATTTTAAGATGAATATGTGAAtcttttctaaacatgtttGTCATGTCTTGTTTTGCTTTTATGATTATTTATCTGTTTGGCTATGCCaatcatgttaaatcgaattcgggtcccagtagggctgaaaaccctactcggactagtgtacacatatggggactgagagctagctttcgagttggccaGTCTAGTGACcctcgtggaatgtggccacattctcggttcacatacgttcagatatggtatctatgttcatgtgattgcgcaatcaattttatgaaattaaaggaaattttagtgactcgggcctttTAAATAAAACCTCGTGTTCACTCAACTGTGGCTGACAAACTTGAATGAAACATATATTTTTGGCActatgtccactgagtatattaagtactcagccctgcatgtttcttttctaacgtgcaggttgaacgtgaaCGAGGAGGCGAAGGTATTGAGTTATGGTTTTTAACAAGTAGCAATAGGTAGCCCAAAGTagtgtgtcttcacacatgctGCTTTGTCTTGGTCTCTTCCGCTGCAATAGGATTATGTACTAAGAGTTTATGAACCTAGTTATTATACTCTGATTTCATTTTGACTGTGTACCATTTTCGCCTTCGGAATTAATGGTTTGAGTTTGACTTATTCCTTATGTTTATCCCTTTGATTTTGAGACTTTTTAGTCACAATATAGCTGCGCTCACTAgcactagggagatgtggtcgtgagaCTGAAAGCTATTTTTCATTGTTTGATGGCataaagtagtagtactatattttattagtaAACAAGATGTATAAGTAAGATAGATTGAGTAAAGACAAGGTTAAGGAAAATGTAATCCCAATCCTTTCGGTGATGACTTGAAAGCAGCATTATTCGCATGGAATTTGTTTCACTTTTACAATCTTGGCGGTTAAAAGGGTTGCTTCACAAGAATCCGAATTGGATTCAATATGGGGCAAAAAAATTTTAAGGTGGCTATATAATAATGATATTCAACCTGGGATGCGTAATAGTAATAGGATTTGTATAGGATTAAATTAGTCACGTGGATGATGATGATATGGTTAATCATAAAATATAGTTGAATTGTGGCATTATAAAGGTGGACCAAGATACATTGTCACATGCCGAGcttttgaaattgaaaaaacGCAACTGATCAAAAGATAAAATGGATCATGATTTTTAAATACAAATAATGATGGCAACCGAATGACCCATAATTCTACTAAATTAGTACTCCATTTGTTAGGACTTAAAACTATCTCAGTTTATTATGATCCAAATCAATTTTGTAATAGAGTAGATACTAATGTCGCGACCAATTTAAATATTCTTTACGGAATTGGTCTATAGATATAATGCATATTAAATCTCAGATTATTTAAACTGTTTCAATTAAATTATAGCCAATTAGATTTTGTAGAAAAATCGGCTGAAACAcgtgttaaaaaaataaaagactcTACCAACGTTTGGGTCTTAGGTTCAAACCCCACCACCCGCtgggagactttcggccttaatccaCAAATCTGGTCGAGCCGAATTAGTTGGGTTCCGCTAAGGGCAGGTTCGATACATCTGTgttcaaacaaaaataaaataaaataaagactaCTTTGTTACAAATTGTGAAGTTGATCTAATTTGCTACAAAATTTGGATCGGCCCGGATCGAATTTATTCAATGAATGAGATTTAATGTAATTATATcataatcataataataatcGACTGATGGTGACTAATAAAAAATACTGAAACCAAAAGAATACATATCGGTTTTGGttaaaaaataaagatgaaAGAACCATGATCAGTTTAAAGAATTTATGTTTGagaaaataaagagaataaGTTGAATAAATGGATATCGATTTGAATATGATACACAAATTGATGGAGTAGAATGAGTGGCGCTGAGTATGAGAACCACAAAATGCCCAAACATAATTTTCTCagcatttatttcaatttttaatgcACTCAcaactttcttatactaaaatatgcacacacacacaccacaaAATATTCTTTCAGTCTCCCTCATATCCAAGCAATGTTAGTATATTATGATTTGAACATATAGGAAAAGTACCATTAAATCAGGAGTAAAAGAGTTTACCGAGTTCCgtttatttttcatttcatgATTTGCTcaatagtaatttattttactAAATTAATGCTAGCATAAATATAAATCAGGAAAGGAGATCAAATGATTTGCCAATTAAACTATGTGAAACTTTATTGCAAAGCGAACTATCGATTTGAACTTCTTTCAATTAACATTAATGTGAGCAAAGCAAAccatcaaataattcataaatGTGTACGTTTAGGATTAGTTAAACTTCGTTGATCTAATTTTCCGTCTAAGTCATAAATTGACAAAAAATTAAACCAtgcaaataattttaattttcatttgcAGTGTCAtcaagagttggaagaattcATTCAGAAAACCATACCAATACTGAATATTGGTGTTCAACATGATGGGgtctaacaaaaataaa from Salvia splendens isolate huo1 chromosome 4, SspV2, whole genome shotgun sequence encodes the following:
- the LOC121801448 gene encoding homocysteine S-methyltransferase 3-like isoform X2, which gives rise to MVLKTVDHPSSLMTNFLRRCGGSAVLDGGLATELERHGADLKDPLWSAKCLLSSPHLIRRVHLDYLEAGANIIISSSYQATLQGFEAKGISRKEGEALLEKSVKIACEARDIFKERATKGLWDVSATLDHEQAPILVAASVGSYGAYLSDGSEYSGSYEDGVSLDSLKDFHRRRVEVLAASGADLVAFETIPNKLEAKAYAELLEEEGVEIPAWFSFSCKDGANVVSGDPIEECAAIADSCDQVIGVGINCTAPRFVHQLIQSIKKATNKPILIYPNSGETYDANTKEWVKSSGVSDVDFVSYVKKWREAGASLVGGCCRTTPNTIRAISKALETLL
- the LOC121801448 gene encoding homocysteine S-methyltransferase 3-like isoform X1, which translates into the protein MVLKTVDHPSSLMTNFLRRCGGSAVLDGGLATELERHGADLKDPLWSAKCLLSSPHLIRRVHLDYLEAGANIIISSSYQATLQGFEAKGISRKEGEALLEKSVKIACEARDIFKERATKGLWDVSATLDHEQAPILVAASVGSYGAYLSDGSEYSGSYEDGVSLDSLKDFHRRRVEVLAASGADLVAFETIPNKLEAKAYAELLEEEGVEIPAWFSFSCKDGANVVSGDPIEECAAIADSCDQVIGVGINCTAPRFVHQLIQSIKKVYTLIYTILHNSQIELSCFKLQATNKPILIYPNSGETYDANTKEWVKSSGVSDVDFVSYVKKWREAGASLVGGCCRTTPNTIRAISKALETLL
- the LOC121799541 gene encoding LOW QUALITY PROTEIN: pentatricopeptide repeat-containing protein At3g22690-like (The sequence of the model RefSeq protein was modified relative to this genomic sequence to represent the inferred CDS: inserted 2 bases in 1 codon), giving the protein MDFAASIVSLPPSATLCAPKIQIQIEPISPKPNPQNGGLNSCKNLQEIKQIHAQYIKHGLVADPSLLTKLIAKYSELGLSESLEFAEKAFKMFKNSRRDRTSNIIYLYNSLVRGNSLAGAYNEAISLYVDMLIDDLEPDNYTFPFVLSACAKNSSLFEAIQIHGSVVKRGYHNDVFVSNSLVYCYGECGDTDSARKVLDEMPDRNVVSWTSLICSYARRDRHREAISLFFEMVGEGIEPNELTVVSVVSACAKLGDLDLGERVLNHVECSELEFNGVMVNAVVDMYIKCGRVEKARQIFDECADKDLVLYNTLLSNYVKLGMATDALDVFRGMLDIGVKPDXTVVSVMASSAELSELFLGKQCHAYVLRNSLWSWDSVGNSLIDMYSKCGWQGLARRVFDQMSNNRTVVSWNSLLAGFARNGDVDSAIGAFDEMPERNVVSWNTMIGALVDESLFLDAIELFCLMQSQGIAPDEVTMVSVVTACGYLGALDSAKWAYSYIKKRGFHSNMRLCTALVNMFARCGDTQSAMEVFWSMEERDVSAWTAAIGAMAMEGNGKRALELFHEMVGRGIAPDEVTFSEVLAACSHAGLVKEGMLMFNSMKEYAITPHVIHYGCVVDLLGRAGLLDKAFEFIDAMPLEANSAIWGAFLGACRKHENEKMAARAAKMLSECSGDQTGIHVLLSNIYASTGRWGDVARVRISMKERGMRKTTGSSSIKVGGVVREFTSGDESVGATAMLQEIEARLRDAGHAPHLMDVLLDVDEQEKEYLLSRHSEKLAIAHGLVCSARGTPVRVVKNLRMCSDCHSFAKMVSKVYDREIVIRDNKRFHFFKQGLCSCHDYW